One window of Nocardia nova SH22a genomic DNA carries:
- a CDS encoding SDR family NAD(P)-dependent oxidoreductase: MTWPSGEAAFVTGAASGIGLGIARALVAAGAAVALADVDGARLTKVVDEIVARGGKAVAIELDVSAEDAWAGAADRAEEALGPISILVNNAGVISNAPITQTTTDAWRRNFRVNVEGQFLGTTTFLSRFLERGGRAHILNTSSMGGLMPIPGVGAYCASKFASFGLSLVLRDELRDTDVSVSVLTPGTVSTGMTAAEGAGGANPDRVGEQVVEALQAGRFLIPTHGDFEPILARLHREIEQAFADTDHRHGPDPSAQMLLSGVDPLNALLADGAR; encoded by the coding sequence ATGACCTGGCCCAGTGGAGAAGCCGCCTTCGTCACCGGAGCGGCCTCGGGTATCGGCCTCGGGATCGCCCGTGCGCTCGTCGCGGCGGGCGCGGCGGTCGCCCTCGCCGACGTCGACGGCGCCCGGCTCACGAAGGTCGTGGACGAGATCGTCGCGCGGGGCGGCAAGGCCGTCGCGATCGAGCTGGACGTGAGCGCCGAGGACGCCTGGGCCGGTGCCGCCGACCGCGCCGAGGAGGCCCTGGGCCCGATCTCGATCCTGGTCAACAACGCCGGTGTCATCAGCAACGCGCCGATCACCCAGACGACGACCGACGCCTGGCGGCGGAACTTCCGGGTCAATGTCGAGGGCCAGTTCCTCGGCACCACGACCTTCCTGTCCCGCTTCCTCGAGCGCGGCGGGCGCGCGCACATCCTCAACACCTCCTCCATGGGCGGGCTCATGCCGATCCCCGGTGTCGGCGCCTACTGCGCGTCGAAGTTCGCCAGTTTCGGTCTGTCCCTGGTCCTGCGGGACGAGTTGCGCGACACCGATGTCAGCGTCTCGGTCCTCACCCCGGGCACCGTGTCGACGGGCATGACCGCGGCCGAGGGTGCGGGCGGCGCGAATCCGGACCGCGTCGGCGAACAGGTGGTCGAGGCGCTGCAGGCCGGGCGTTTCCTGATCCCCACCCACGGCGACTTCGAGCCGATCCTGGCCCGCCTGCACCGCGAGATCGAACAGGCATTCGCCGACACCGACCACCGGCACGGCCCCGACCCGTCCGCACAGATGCTCCTGTCCGGCGTCGATCCGCTGAACGCACTACTGGCCGACGGGGCGCGCTGA
- a CDS encoding protein kinase domain-containing protein, giving the protein MTTGEDPLRTGRDVHMPVAVELSASGFEDAEEIGHGGFGVVFRCTQPALDRTVAVKVLTAELDADNQARFFREQKAMGRLTGHPNIVTVLQVGVTATGRPYLVMPYHPLDSVDAWIRREGPLPVETVLWVGVKIAGALESAHRLEILHRDVKPGNILLSEYGEPALTDFGIARIAGGFHTDTGVVTASPAFTAPEVLAGEAATPAADVYGLGSTLFCALTGHAAFERRSGEQVVAQFLRITSQPVPDLRDGGIPDDVAAVVESAMNRDGQARPSAAELGEAIREVQRRHGYRVGAMALHGQSVAAFGPRGEGVPKSAPSEPFPVRRTGELPLELTSFIDRRAETAEIGALLSSSRLVTLTGIGGVGKTRLALRAASNAREQFTDGVWLVELADVSDPALVIDVVAGCLGLRDDSERPMRESLVEFLRSRAALLVLDNGEQVVDALAEVVETLLLACADLRILVTTREPLDIAGEAVVRVSPLSVPSPDSASARREQPRYDAVTLFAERAAAVVPDFEVTETNMAAVAGICARLEGLPLAIELAAARIRTMSPEQILARLSDRYALLTRGSRTAPQRQQTLRWCIDWSYRLCTPDERRLWARLSVFAGGFDIDAVEPVCGAEPLAGSVLDALSSLVDKSIVMREEIDGVVRLRMYETVRDYGREQLREAGEEPDVAVRQRDWYQRLAVRAEADWIGERQPQWLARLEREQLNLREALEFCMSDHTPEAGEAGLRTVAALWLFWSFRGLYSEGRRWIDRVLAHPGAHSPSGRARVLHLGTVMAAVQQDFAAAEDMLAQIRILAEQDPDPMTRALAAAADAALALYRGDPERAAAGGERAVEGFAADRNGYLHVSTLMTLGWAYAALGDTRRAIECDEQVLSITESRGESLFRSSTLWGLGIAVWQQGEHVRARELLEQALTVNRLVRSPVVAVLGLEGLAWVVADDDGERAAVLMGAAERQSRSGSGFSIFFPQLSRLHDESEHAVRDALGGRRFEAAFRRGQAMTSNDAVAYALGEQSGEPAPAPDRVGELTKRERQVAELVARGLTDRQIATTLVISVRTAEGHVEHIRSKLGFTSRAQIAAWMVEQVRRQNPS; this is encoded by the coding sequence TTGACGACCGGCGAGGATCCGCTGCGGACCGGCCGCGACGTGCACATGCCCGTCGCGGTGGAGTTGAGCGCGTCGGGATTCGAGGATGCCGAGGAAATCGGCCACGGTGGTTTCGGCGTGGTGTTCCGCTGCACGCAACCGGCGCTGGATCGCACGGTGGCGGTGAAGGTGCTGACCGCCGAACTCGACGCCGACAATCAGGCGCGGTTCTTCCGTGAGCAGAAGGCGATGGGCCGGTTGACCGGACATCCGAATATCGTCACGGTGCTGCAGGTGGGGGTGACCGCGACCGGGCGGCCGTATCTGGTGATGCCGTATCACCCACTGGATTCGGTGGATGCCTGGATCCGGCGGGAGGGGCCGTTGCCGGTCGAGACGGTGTTGTGGGTTGGGGTGAAGATCGCGGGCGCGCTGGAGAGCGCGCATCGGCTGGAGATCCTGCATCGGGATGTGAAGCCCGGCAATATCCTGCTCAGCGAATACGGTGAGCCCGCGTTGACCGATTTCGGGATCGCCCGCATCGCCGGTGGGTTCCACACCGACACAGGGGTGGTCACGGCGTCTCCGGCGTTCACCGCGCCCGAGGTGCTGGCGGGGGAGGCCGCGACGCCCGCCGCGGATGTGTACGGGCTGGGGTCGACGTTGTTCTGCGCGCTGACCGGACACGCGGCCTTCGAGCGGCGCAGTGGTGAGCAGGTGGTCGCACAGTTCTTGCGGATCACCAGTCAGCCCGTGCCGGACCTGCGGGACGGCGGCATTCCCGATGATGTTGCGGCGGTGGTGGAATCGGCGATGAACCGGGACGGGCAAGCGCGTCCGTCGGCGGCCGAACTGGGCGAGGCGATCCGGGAGGTGCAGCGGCGGCACGGATATCGGGTCGGCGCGATGGCCCTGCACGGGCAGTCGGTCGCCGCATTCGGCCCGCGCGGCGAGGGCGTGCCGAAATCCGCACCGTCCGAACCATTTCCGGTTCGACGGACCGGGGAACTGCCACTCGAGCTGACCAGTTTCATCGACCGTCGCGCCGAGACCGCGGAGATCGGCGCCCTGTTGTCGTCGTCTCGGCTGGTGACGTTGACCGGGATCGGCGGAGTCGGCAAGACGCGCCTGGCGTTGCGAGCGGCGTCGAACGCGCGCGAGCAGTTCACCGACGGCGTGTGGCTGGTCGAACTCGCCGACGTGAGCGATCCGGCACTGGTGATCGACGTCGTGGCGGGATGCCTTGGCCTACGGGACGATTCGGAACGTCCGATGCGGGAGTCGCTGGTCGAATTTCTGCGATCACGTGCGGCGCTGCTGGTCCTCGACAACGGCGAGCAGGTCGTCGACGCCTTGGCGGAGGTGGTCGAGACACTGCTGCTCGCGTGTGCCGATCTGCGGATCCTGGTGACGACCCGTGAGCCGCTGGACATCGCAGGAGAAGCGGTGGTGCGGGTGTCGCCGTTGAGTGTCCCGAGTCCGGACAGCGCGTCGGCGCGGCGAGAGCAGCCCCGGTACGACGCGGTGACACTGTTCGCGGAACGGGCCGCGGCGGTGGTGCCCGATTTCGAGGTCACCGAGACCAATATGGCCGCGGTGGCGGGGATCTGCGCGCGGCTGGAGGGTTTGCCGCTGGCGATCGAACTGGCCGCCGCGCGCATTCGCACGATGTCGCCCGAGCAGATCCTCGCGCGGCTGAGCGACCGCTACGCGCTGCTGACCCGCGGCAGCCGCACCGCACCGCAGCGGCAGCAGACGCTGCGCTGGTGCATCGATTGGAGTTACCGCCTGTGCACCCCGGACGAGCGGCGGCTGTGGGCCCGGTTGTCGGTGTTCGCCGGTGGTTTCGACATCGACGCGGTCGAGCCGGTCTGCGGTGCGGAGCCACTTGCCGGCAGCGTGCTGGACGCGCTGTCGTCGCTGGTGGACAAGTCGATCGTGATGCGGGAGGAGATCGACGGTGTCGTGCGATTGCGCATGTACGAGACCGTGCGCGACTACGGGCGCGAGCAATTGCGGGAGGCCGGTGAGGAACCGGATGTGGCTGTGCGGCAACGAGATTGGTATCAGCGGCTGGCGGTGCGGGCCGAGGCCGACTGGATCGGCGAGCGGCAACCGCAGTGGCTGGCCCGGCTCGAACGCGAGCAGCTGAATCTGCGGGAAGCGCTCGAGTTCTGCATGTCCGACCACACTCCGGAGGCGGGCGAGGCCGGACTGCGCACCGTCGCCGCCCTGTGGTTGTTCTGGAGTTTCCGGGGTTTGTACAGCGAGGGCCGACGCTGGATCGACCGCGTCCTGGCCCACCCCGGAGCACACTCGCCGTCCGGCCGGGCCCGGGTGCTGCACCTCGGTACCGTGATGGCGGCGGTCCAGCAGGATTTCGCCGCGGCCGAGGACATGCTGGCGCAGATTCGCATACTTGCCGAACAGGATCCGGATCCGATGACCCGGGCGCTCGCCGCTGCCGCGGACGCGGCGCTGGCGTTGTATCGCGGTGATCCCGAGCGCGCGGCCGCCGGTGGCGAACGGGCGGTCGAAGGGTTCGCCGCCGACCGGAACGGATATCTCCACGTCTCCACGTTGATGACGCTCGGATGGGCGTACGCGGCACTGGGCGATACCCGGCGCGCGATCGAGTGCGACGAGCAGGTGCTGTCCATCACCGAGTCCAGGGGCGAATCGCTGTTCCGGTCGAGCACCCTGTGGGGGCTGGGCATCGCCGTGTGGCAGCAGGGAGAGCACGTACGCGCGCGGGAACTGCTCGAGCAGGCGCTGACGGTGAACCGGCTGGTGCGCAGTCCGGTCGTCGCGGTTCTCGGTCTCGAGGGGCTGGCCTGGGTCGTGGCGGACGACGACGGTGAGCGCGCTGCGGTCCTGATGGGCGCCGCGGAACGCCAGTCGAGATCCGGCTCCGGTTTCTCGATCTTCTTCCCGCAGCTGTCCCGGTTACACGACGAAAGCGAGCACGCGGTGCGCGACGCCCTCGGCGGGCGGCGCTTCGAGGCGGCGTTCCGGCGCGGCCAGGCGATGACGTCGAACGACGCCGTGGCCTACGCTCTCGGCGAGCAGTCCGGCGAACCGGCCCCCGCGCCGGACCGGGTGGGGGAGCTGACCAAGCGGGAGCGGCAGGTCGCGGAACTGGTCGCCCGCGGCCTCACCGACAGGCAGATCGCCACCACCCTGGTGATCTCCGTACGCACCGCCGAAGGCCACGTCGAGCACATCCGGTCCAAACTCGGCTTCACCTCCCGCGCCCAGATCGCGGCCTGGATGGTGGAGCAGGTCCGCCGGCAGAATCCGTCGTAG
- a CDS encoding glutathione peroxidase, translating to MTIHEFSVTTADGESRSLDAYAGRVVLIVNVASKCGFTPQYEGLEALYKKGRDRGLDILGFPCNQFGDQEPGADAEIQEFCSTNYGVTFPVFGKIEVNGPGADPLYTYLRAEAPGDFGPSAGPLYEHIKASRPEAIGTDEVKWNFTKFLVGRDGKVIRRFESTATPEQIESEIAGLLD from the coding sequence ATGACAATTCACGAATTTTCCGTCACCACCGCCGACGGGGAAAGCCGTTCGCTCGACGCCTACGCGGGTCGCGTGGTGCTCATCGTCAACGTGGCCAGCAAGTGCGGGTTCACGCCCCAGTACGAAGGTCTGGAGGCGCTGTACAAGAAGGGCCGGGACCGCGGGCTGGATATCCTCGGCTTCCCGTGCAACCAGTTCGGGGACCAGGAGCCGGGCGCCGACGCCGAGATCCAGGAGTTCTGCTCGACGAACTACGGTGTCACCTTCCCGGTCTTCGGCAAGATCGAGGTCAACGGACCGGGTGCGGATCCGCTGTACACCTACCTGCGTGCGGAGGCGCCGGGCGATTTCGGTCCGTCCGCCGGGCCGCTGTACGAGCACATCAAGGCCTCGCGCCCGGAAGCCATCGGCACCGACGAGGTCAAGTGGAACTTCACGAAGTTCCTGGTCGGCCGCGACGGCAAGGTGATCCGCCGCTTCGAGTCGACCGCGACACCCGAGCAGATCGAATCCGAGATCGCCGGACTCCTGGACTGA
- a CDS encoding TetR/AcrR family transcriptional regulator, whose translation MTSPRPRGRPRDDTVDQRVLEAAVEELADKGIAEFSITSVATRARAAKRSIYARWPRREDLILAGMGTLAAGLVPPHTGTIAGDLTVLIDRIAAVFVEPRLSILQRCAAEMADYPELYALFKRDSIDRCLAAIEDALHDAANRGEIRADIDPATVADTLTGAIAFRASTTPGDVLPVERREQLIRLVLDGLSPRG comes from the coding sequence ATGACATCGCCCCGGCCCCGCGGACGGCCCCGTGACGACACCGTCGACCAACGCGTCCTCGAGGCCGCGGTGGAGGAGCTGGCGGACAAGGGCATCGCCGAGTTCAGCATCACCTCGGTGGCGACCCGCGCCCGCGCCGCCAAACGCAGCATCTACGCGCGCTGGCCCCGGCGCGAAGACCTCATCCTCGCGGGGATGGGGACCCTCGCGGCCGGGCTGGTCCCACCGCACACCGGCACGATCGCCGGCGATCTGACCGTCCTGATCGACCGGATCGCCGCGGTGTTCGTCGAGCCGCGACTGAGCATCCTGCAGCGCTGCGCGGCGGAGATGGCCGACTATCCGGAGCTGTACGCGCTGTTCAAGCGCGATTCGATCGACCGCTGTCTCGCCGCGATCGAGGACGCGCTCCACGACGCCGCCAACCGCGGCGAGATACGCGCGGACATCGACCCCGCCACCGTGGCCGACACCCTCACCGGCGCCATCGCCTTCCGCGCCTCCACCACCCCCGGCGACGTCCTGCCGGTCGAGCGCCGCGAGCAGTTGATACGCCTGGTGCTCGACGGCCTCAGCCCCCGCGGCTGA